From one Botrytis cinerea B05.10 chromosome 7, complete sequence genomic stretch:
- the Bcgtr1 gene encoding Bcgtr1 gives MLLNTLLGPQFGIIVSPNSTMDYFHRFTSGSKGQAQASTSQSLSNSTKSEPQPKMENHRQQDESAASAVSSPSESKKPRKKKVLLMGKSGSGKSSMRSIIFSNYVAKDTRRLGATIDVDLSHVKFLGNLTLNLWDCGGQDAFMENYLSQQRQHVFSSVGVLIYVFDIESRDFDRDLLTYRSIITALTQFSPTASIYVLIHKMDLVLPNQREDIFHERITLVRSKSESFNIVPFATSIWDQSLYKAWAEIIHDLVPNLGEIERHLSSLGTIIEAEEVLLFERSSFLVVSSWTSPEGEANPTTDRFERLSNIIKNFKQSTSRYTGTPKSAEQFSLFELKMPNFSMFVVKFTTNTYLAAILPPGEERFNCALENAKIAARDFEELDSPARKSADRGATGTEAGMV, from the exons ATGCTTCTAAATACCTTACTTGGACCACAATTCGGAATAATAGTTTCCCCGAACTCCACCATGGACTACTTTCACCGCTTTACCTCTGGTTCAAAAGGTCAAGCTCAAGCTTCGACTTCCCAatctctctccaattccaccAAATCTGAACCTCAGCCAAAAATGGAGAATCATCGACAGCAAGACGAGTCTGCTGCATCTGCAgtatcttctccatctgAATCCAAAaagccaagaaagaagaaggttcTGTTGATGGGAAAATCAGGTTCCGGAAAGAGTTCTATGAGAAGCATCATCTTTTCGAACTATGTCGCAAAGGATACAAGACGATTGGGAGCAACAATTGATGTCGATCTTAGCCATGTCAAATTTCTAGGAAATTTAACGCTCAATCTATGGGATTGTGGAGG TCAGGATGCATTCATGGAAAACTATCTATCTCAACAACGTCAACATGTATTCTCAAGTGTCGGCGTCCTCATTTACGTCTTCGATATCGAATCTCGGGATTTCGATCGTGATCTCTTAACATATCGCTCGATCATCACCGCACTCACTCAATTCTCACCAACCGCAAGTATCTACGTCTTGATTCACAAGATGGATCTTGTCCTTCCGAACCAACGTGAGGATATTTTTCATGAGAGAATCACACTCGTCCGATCTAAATCAGAATCGTTCAATATCGTGCCATTTGCGACATCTATTTGGGATCAATCGTTATACAAGGCATGGGCAGAAATCATTCACGATCTAGTTCCTAATCTCGGAGAAATCGAAAGACACCTCTCTTCACTTGGTACTATCATTGAAGCTGAAGAAGTTCTCCTATTTGAGCGCTCATCTTTCCTTGTTGTCTCAAGCTGGACTTCCCCAGAAGGAGAAGCAAATCCTACCACTGATCGATTCGAGCGTCTTTCgaatatcatcaaaaacttcaagcAAAGCACCTCTCGTTACACCGGTACACCCAAGTCCGCCGAACAGTTCAGTTTATTCGAGTTGAAAATGCCAAACTTCAGTATGTTTGTCGTTAAATTTACAACCAATACATACCTTGCGGCCATCCTTCCACCTGGAGAGGAACGCTTCAATTGTGCTTTGGAGAACGCGAAGATTGCTGCGAGGGATTTTGAAGAGCTTGATAGCCCAGCGAGAAAGAGTGCCGATAGAGGTGCAACAGGTACTGAGGCTGGAATGGTTTAG